The DNA sequence cAAGAACTAGAAGTATGTGGGTGTTGGTGGAGGAGATTGACTGGATGTAGGTGGCGGCGGCCATAGTGGTCTCAGAAGCGAGGTGAAGGCTGTGGTGACTGGCCGGAGGTGTTGCGGCGCGGGGCTGAGCGCGGCGGCGATGTCGCGGATGTTGTTACAGCAGGAAGTCAGGTAGAAGTGTGAGACAGGGTGAAATGTGAATGGAAGGTGATGGTGGAGGGTTCGGCTTTCGTAAACAGCGGCGGCAGTCCGCAGGAGGGCAGAAGGGAAGCAAGAGAGGTGGAGTATACGGAGAGAAGGCAGATGGGTggctgtatgtatatgtatatatgagtTGTGGGTGGATGATTTCTATGTTTGTGTGACTTGCTGATGTAGGTCGTGGGCGACGGGTGGTAGGAAGAACGGAGTTGAGGTTGTGGGGGTATGTAGATGTATGTGAGCTACACCCAGGTTGTACATGGTGGCAGCGGTGATCATAGAGAGGTTGCAGGTGGGGTAGGGATGTCGGAGAAAGGTAGTGGCATTGGGGCAGTGGCATGGTTGTTTTCTCAGGCGAAAGTGGGGTGCAATCAATGAAAGGACtcaaataagaaaataactaatagttcagggacctttaatttaaattaaaattcatatcCACGTTTCAACGATTCTGCCACGTCATTGAGATTCTAACTCAGTAAACGGACGGACTCAAATAAGATAATTGAAAACGTTAATGACTCGGATATTGGAATGTTTATTTTAGGAAACCAGATAATAAAACACCAATAAGTgacctttaaattaattttcccaTATATGTTATTAGTATGTTCATAATATAGATCTAATAATCGCTTCAAGAGCTACATTGTCCACTGGTCTCTTTGTCAACTaatctttttgattttttacattgTCTCATGGTAGTCTGCTATAGTCCCTTCGAAACTACTTTCATTATTTAGTTAGCCATAAATTTTAAGTGTTTCTTGCAATTCAATGCACCTTGTATCATCAAATGATACACATTTTGGATAAGAATCTACAATGCACTCGAATGTATTGGTGACGATCCTTTACTCTGACAATATCTGGGATTCCTCGAACAATGTTGGGTATATCTTTAACCCTTTCCCCTTCTTAGTTCTTACTGAGGCTACATAATGCTTTTGGTGAAGGGAAAATTTAATCCATTCGTCCCTCAATTATATGTCATTTATGATTTAGGTccccgaattaaataattttaattttttttgaaaatccgATTCAAGTACCTCCGTCAAAAGTTGACTAACGACTGTTAGTTAACACTGAcgtgaaaattgaaaaaataaaaataattaaatatatgaaaaatcaaaacttcacggattaaagtaaaaattttgatatgttagTCTACCGGTGATTTCAAAAACACCGGTGGAGAAAGTTTTTGGTTTCGAGTTCACTAACGTATAAACTTGCAATttaatctcaagaacacgaagacactttttttattaaaataaagatCGGTATACGTTAGAGAACTCGACATGAAAAATTTTCACCACTTGTGTTCTTAGAATCACTCGTAGATTAATAAACTTTAATCTCTTTATTGTCTTCTTTGTATTCTCtgttttttataataaacttgTGGGGACCAGAGATTAATAATGTTTGGGTTATGAAGCATGAAAAAGGTAAGGAGCCTTTATATTTTTCAGGTACCAACCCTTGTTATTACTTATTAGACACAAGAAGGGAAATCGTTTCAGAAGCCTGGACCAGTCGAGAATAGAGGGTGGAAACATACTGACATGTTTGTTACATGAGTACCCTGCAATTTCAAATCCGCTTCTTGTAGAAGAAGTTTTTATAATTCGTCTCATTTGCAAGGTTTATAAGCTAGCTTCAGCCTTCTGGTGAGTGTATGTTTTGATTTATTTCTTGATATTTTCATAGTGCAAACTCATGGGTCTGTTGAGATTATGTAATCACAGTGTTAGATTTTCTAGTGCTTTGAGGTTCCCATGTTATCCTAGTACACGAACATCACTTCAAAGGGTCACTAGTTTAACCAGTGTCAAGATCTGTGATGGTCCTGAAAACTTATTGTCGGGTTTTGAATTAGATCAGAAATTTTGCAACCCAACGAGACATTTTGTTGGAACAAGGCAAGACTCTGTTCATGGATTGTTGGGGTCAGGTTTCGACCAAGAACTACGCAAACCATTGGGACATTTTGTTGGAACAAGGCAATACTCTGTTCATAGATTGTTGGGGTCAGGTTTCGACCAAGAACTACGCAAGCCATCGAGACATTTTGTTGGTACAAGGTCTTACTCTGTTTCCAAGATTCAGAAATATGTATATAGACCTATGGTGAAGTGTTTGAGTTATGTCACTTCTTTCACTGGGAAGTTTGAAATCACACCTTATACAAATATAACTCTTTATGTGTTCCCTTTTGTTGATAAAATCTATGGAGAGAAAATATTTTCGACTTGGAAACAAGCGTGTGGAAGGGGGTTGAGACTGCCCCTGACTGACCCCCAGTGTATTCGAGTTGAATCAATTGCCACAAAGATTCTTGAGGCATTACAGAGGGAGACGGGTAGGCGTCATGTGTTGGCTGATCAACAATGGATTAAA is a window from the Daucus carota subsp. sativus chromosome 8, DH1 v3.0, whole genome shotgun sequence genome containing:
- the LOC108198991 gene encoding mitochondrial metalloendopeptidase OMA1-like codes for the protein MGLLRLCNHSVRFSSALRFPCYPSTRTSLQRVTSLTSVKICDGPENLLSGFELDQKFCNPTRHFVGTRQDSVHGLLGSGFDQELRKPLGHFVGTRQYSVHRLLGSGFDQELRKPSRHFVGTRSYSVSKIQKYVYRPMVKCLSYVTSFTGKFEITPYTNITLYVFPFVDKIYGEKIFSTWKQACGRGLRLPLTDPQCIRVESIATKILEALQRETGRRHVLADQQWIKDDVDGKVKLVKRSSRIEESTNVHLKEGLNWEVFVIDHPIIQGSAEGIGANMGKIVLFTDLFDVYKRDEQLAIVIAHEVGHVISRHSQRHLLWLPFKKIYHRVINGYDSAMHYYLRYEHEADYIAMLLSASAGYDPRFAPTALPNPDKYLNLEFVKYNELPFAKLELAERIEFMTKPEVMQEAVRIYQSKIKRTVC